One window of the Thermomicrobiales bacterium genome contains the following:
- a CDS encoding universal stress protein produces the protein MTTSEIRNILVPLDGSALAESSLPPVLTLARVTGATVTLLHVLEHDAPESVHGELHLSEEDESSAYLADVARRWDGSTTFAQHVHPNPEHDIAASIAQHASELDADLIAITTHGGGGIRGFVFGRIAQQVLQQTDRPVLVVRPKQQSARQFECPRIAVTLDGTADAAQALPLARDLATALGAELTLIRVVPTLGAIRGERTVPATMLPTATAALLEMQVREAARYLVGVRDEIGDPSVVALVRRGDVADEIAAAVNETDCRLVLLSTHGKAGLEGFFTGSVAAKILDHVRQPVILLRSVRK, from the coding sequence ATGACGACATCGGAGATCCGCAACATCCTCGTCCCACTCGACGGCTCGGCACTGGCCGAGTCATCACTCCCGCCGGTCCTGACACTCGCACGAGTGACCGGCGCGACAGTAACGCTGCTCCATGTCCTCGAGCACGACGCGCCCGAGAGCGTCCACGGCGAGCTGCATCTGAGCGAGGAAGATGAATCCTCGGCCTACCTGGCCGATGTCGCTCGTCGCTGGGACGGCTCGACAACCTTCGCCCAGCACGTCCACCCTAACCCGGAGCACGACATCGCAGCCAGCATCGCTCAGCACGCAAGCGAGCTCGACGCGGATCTGATCGCGATCACGACACACGGTGGGGGCGGAATCCGCGGGTTCGTCTTCGGGCGCATCGCCCAGCAGGTGCTACAGCAGACCGACCGGCCAGTGCTGGTCGTCCGGCCGAAGCAACAGTCGGCGCGACAGTTTGAATGCCCGCGCATCGCCGTCACGCTGGATGGCACCGCCGACGCCGCTCAAGCGCTGCCGCTGGCCCGCGACCTGGCGACGGCGCTCGGCGCGGAGCTGACGCTCATTCGTGTCGTGCCGACCCTTGGCGCAATTCGTGGCGAGCGGACTGTTCCAGCGACGATGTTGCCAACAGCCACAGCGGCGTTGCTCGAAATGCAGGTCCGGGAAGCTGCCCGCTATCTCGTCGGGGTCCGTGACGAGATCGGCGATCCGTCGGTCGTCGCGCTCGTCCGGCGTGGCGATGTCGCCGACGAGATCGCGGCGGCGGTGAATGAGACGGATTGCCGTCTCGTGCTGCTCAGCACGCATGGCAAGGCGGGGTTGGAGGGCTTCTTCACCGGCAGCGTCGCCGCGA
- a CDS encoding Nramp family divalent metal transporter, translated as MPDEQPGTGQPANGTTSQNGADKHHVRRRYAGEVIGGKADTATIATAGDVLSGASSHSQWRRILPFLGPAFIAAIAYVDPGNFATNIDAGASYGYMLIWVVVVSNLMAMLIQSLSAKLGIATGHNLAELIGREYPRPVVYGLWGLAEVVAMATDLAEFLGAAVGLNLLFGIPLLPAGILTGIVTFAILGMQHYGFRPLEAVITGFVSVIAACYIVELFLGKPDFGATMSAIARPQLAGAQSILLASGILGATVMPHVIYLHSALTQDRIVAQDANQRRRLFRFELVDVFIAMGVAGFVNAAMLLMAAVTFHGTNVISEGDDLILRAYETLTPLLGGSASTIFGVSLLAAGLSSSTVGTMSGQVIMRGFLGWQVPLWFRRSITMIPALIVIALGIEATKTLVISQVVLSFGIPFALIPLVRFTHRRDLMGDLTNLKVTTILASIVAALIIGLNLFLLYETFFG; from the coding sequence ATGCCGGACGAGCAACCAGGAACAGGCCAGCCTGCCAACGGCACGACGAGCCAGAACGGCGCCGACAAGCATCATGTGAGACGCCGCTATGCCGGCGAGGTCATCGGCGGAAAAGCGGACACTGCGACGATTGCCACTGCCGGCGATGTGTTGTCCGGAGCCAGCAGTCATTCACAATGGAGACGGATCCTCCCGTTCCTCGGGCCGGCCTTCATCGCTGCCATCGCCTATGTCGATCCCGGTAACTTCGCAACGAACATCGACGCTGGCGCATCTTACGGGTACATGCTCATCTGGGTCGTCGTCGTCTCCAACCTGATGGCGATGCTGATCCAGTCACTCTCGGCGAAGTTGGGCATCGCCACTGGCCACAATCTTGCCGAGCTGATCGGCCGCGAATATCCCCGACCGGTCGTCTACGGCCTGTGGGGGCTGGCCGAGGTTGTCGCGATGGCGACTGACCTCGCCGAGTTCCTCGGCGCGGCAGTAGGGTTGAATCTGCTATTCGGCATCCCGCTGCTGCCGGCCGGCATCCTGACCGGCATCGTCACGTTTGCCATCCTCGGCATGCAGCATTACGGCTTCCGGCCGCTGGAGGCGGTCATTACCGGCTTCGTCAGCGTCATCGCAGCCTGCTACATCGTCGAGCTCTTCCTGGGCAAGCCGGACTTCGGCGCCACGATGTCGGCGATCGCCCGGCCACAGCTCGCCGGCGCCCAGAGCATTCTGCTCGCGTCGGGCATCCTCGGCGCGACAGTCATGCCGCACGTCATCTATCTGCACTCAGCATTGACGCAGGATCGCATCGTCGCCCAAGACGCCAACCAGCGTCGGAGACTCTTCCGTTTCGAGCTGGTGGATGTCTTCATCGCAATGGGGGTGGCAGGGTTTGTCAATGCAGCCATGCTGCTGATGGCAGCCGTCACCTTCCACGGCACCAACGTGATCTCCGAGGGGGACGATCTCATACTGCGCGCCTACGAGACCCTCACCCCGCTGCTCGGTGGATCGGCCAGCACGATCTTCGGCGTCTCATTGCTGGCGGCCGGCCTGTCGTCATCGACCGTCGGCACCATGTCTGGCCAGGTCATCATGCGCGGGTTCCTCGGCTGGCAGGTGCCGCTCTGGTTCCGACGATCGATCACCATGATCCCGGCGCTGATTGTCATCGCCCTCGGCATCGAGGCGACGAAGACGCTGGTTATCAGCCAGGTTGTCCTCTCGTTCGGCATTCCCTTCGCGTTGATTCCTCTCGTGCGCTTTACCCATCGTCGCGACCTGATGGGTGACCTCACGAACCTGAAGGTAACGACGATCCTCGCCAGCATCGTCGCCGCGCTTATCATTGGGCTCAATCTGTTTCTGCTCTACGAGACGTTCTTTGGATGA
- a CDS encoding aldolase/citrate lyase family protein: MKGRTVQHNRVKAALREDKAVAGPIISEMRSIGGIKLMAAAGFDFLFLDMEHAMFDWETMLGLVQTALLCDIVPIVRPTDNLYSLVARAFDSGAQGVIIPRVENREQVEAAVSYAKYPPLGRRGAGGDGRNAYIRKGVVEAIEDANREGMVIVQIESAAALDNLEEIASVDGVDVLLIGPQDLSISIGCPGNFSHPDFLAAATRITEVGRKHGKAVGMVEKEPADMQRWHDMGMRFLVTSSDSYMLLSGATQCVKGLKAFTAG, from the coding sequence ATGAAAGGACGCACCGTGCAGCACAACCGGGTAAAGGCAGCGCTTCGCGAGGACAAGGCAGTCGCAGGGCCGATCATCAGCGAGATGCGCTCGATCGGCGGCATCAAGCTGATGGCAGCCGCCGGGTTCGACTTCCTCTTCCTCGACATGGAGCACGCGATGTTCGACTGGGAGACGATGCTTGGCCTCGTCCAGACCGCGCTGCTCTGCGACATCGTCCCGATCGTCCGACCGACCGACAATCTCTACTCACTGGTTGCCCGGGCATTCGACTCGGGCGCGCAAGGCGTGATCATCCCTCGCGTCGAGAATCGCGAGCAAGTTGAGGCAGCCGTGTCGTATGCGAAGTACCCGCCACTCGGCCGGCGTGGGGCCGGCGGCGACGGGCGCAACGCCTACATCCGCAAGGGTGTGGTCGAAGCGATCGAGGACGCCAACCGTGAGGGGATGGTCATCGTCCAGATCGAGTCGGCCGCCGCGCTGGACAACCTGGAAGAGATCGCCTCGGTCGATGGTGTCGACGTGCTGCTGATCGGCCCGCAGGATCTGTCGATCTCGATCGGCTGCCCCGGCAACTTCAGCCACCCAGACTTCCTGGCCGCCGCGACCCGGATCACCGAGGTCGGCCGCAAGCACGGCAAGGCGGTTGGCATGGTCGAGAAGGAACCGGCCGACATGCAGCGCTGGCACGACATGGGCATGCGCTTCCTCGTCACCTCATCCGACTCTTACATGCTTCTGTCTGGCGCGACGCAGTGCGTCAAGGGGCTGAAGGCGTTTACCGCGGGCTAA
- a CDS encoding 2-hydroxy-3-oxopropionate reductase yields MAERVGFIGLGIMGRPMVRNLAKAGYEIVVYNRSQDDVDEIVAEVEQATAARSARAVAADVDIVITMLPDSPEVSDVVFGEAGILAEMGAGDLLIDMSTIAPATAIAVSDALIARGASALDAPVSGGDKGAIAGTLSIMAGGSAADFDRARPLFEAMGKTIIHVGGPGAGQTVKACNQIVVAIHYAAVSEALLLGAMAGVDPEKVVQVLSGGLAASRVMEMRGPGMIAHQFEPGFRIDLHRKDLNIAMSTGREFHAPLPVSALVTQLYESMAARGDGQLDHSALITLYEAMAGFRIGDEG; encoded by the coding sequence ATGGCAGAACGAGTCGGGTTCATCGGGTTGGGGATCATGGGCAGGCCGATGGTTCGCAACCTGGCAAAAGCAGGCTACGAAATCGTCGTCTACAACCGAAGCCAGGACGACGTCGATGAGATCGTGGCCGAGGTCGAGCAGGCGACAGCAGCCAGGAGCGCTCGCGCTGTCGCCGCAGACGTCGATATCGTCATCACAATGCTGCCCGATTCGCCGGAAGTCTCCGATGTCGTCTTCGGCGAGGCGGGCATCCTCGCCGAGATGGGCGCGGGCGATCTGCTGATCGACATGAGCACGATCGCCCCCGCAACCGCGATCGCGGTAAGCGATGCCCTGATCGCGCGGGGCGCCAGCGCGCTCGACGCGCCGGTCTCTGGTGGTGACAAAGGAGCGATCGCCGGAACACTGTCGATCATGGCCGGCGGCAGCGCGGCCGATTTCGACCGGGCCAGGCCGCTGTTCGAGGCGATGGGCAAGACGATCATCCACGTTGGCGGGCCCGGCGCCGGGCAGACGGTCAAGGCGTGCAACCAGATCGTCGTCGCGATCCACTACGCCGCCGTCAGCGAAGCATTACTGCTCGGCGCGATGGCGGGAGTCGATCCCGAGAAGGTCGTGCAGGTCCTCAGTGGCGGGCTGGCGGCCAGCCGTGTGATGGAGATGCGCGGCCCGGGCATGATCGCCCACCAGTTCGAGCCGGGATTTCGGATCGATCTGCACCGCAAGGACCTGAATATCGCGATGTCGACCGGGCGCGAGTTCCATGCGCCATTGCCCGTCTCGGCGCTCGTCACCCAGCTCTACGAGAGCATGGCCGCCCGCGGCGACGGCCAACTCGACCACTCCGCCCTGATCACACTTTACGAGGCGATGGCGGGATTTCGGATCGGGGACGAGGGATGA
- a CDS encoding response regulator, which translates to MTNMEDRMSGASGRGAPPKILIINDSPEFLDLMREILVSEGGYEVATLDQSEGVVHQISRNRPDLVILDIVFHQPPDGLIVAAMLADAEHTRGLPVLFCTALGERDIAEEAHREIHSRNQRILYKPFEIDTLLDVIADMLESPGESLTVRDAAG; encoded by the coding sequence ATGACCAACATGGAGGACAGGATGTCGGGCGCGTCCGGCCGGGGAGCGCCGCCGAAGATTCTCATCATCAATGACTCTCCGGAATTCCTCGACCTGATGCGTGAGATCCTCGTTTCGGAAGGCGGCTACGAGGTCGCAACCCTCGATCAGAGTGAGGGAGTCGTGCATCAGATCTCTCGCAATCGACCCGATCTCGTGATTCTCGACATCGTCTTTCATCAGCCACCTGATGGTCTCATCGTTGCCGCGATGCTTGCCGATGCCGAGCATACCCGCGGCCTGCCAGTGCTCTTCTGCACAGCTCTCGGCGAGCGCGATATCGCGGAGGAAGCCCACCGCGAGATTCACAGCCGCAATCAGCGGATTCTCTACAAACCGTTTGAGATCGACACGCTGCTGGATGTCATTGCCGATATGCTGGAGTCGCCGGGGGAGTCGCTTACGGTACGGGATGCTGCCGGGTGA
- a CDS encoding heavy metal translocating P-type ATPase: MAIDTDTPVIASIEEHDLRPHQHKVEEERPSLLDRYGLAVATVTTLIALLLGWGLGRAGVIGHSGQVAFYVVAYIAGGTFATRTALTSLWNRNIDVDLLMIVAAIGAAIIDHWVEGAILLFLFSLGNTLEHYAMGRTYSAIRALMDLRPDEARVLRDGTESIVPVEELRLDDVVIIKNGERIATDGQVVRGESAVDQSAITGESMPVVRRAGDGVFAGTINGHGVLHVQVTRLASESTLAKIIQIVETAQAEKSATQRFTDRFEGLYAGGVILAAALYAIIPALATDRTLNETFYQAMILLVVASPCALVISTPASTLSALANAARQGILFKGAAHLEDIGVARVVAFDKTGTLTVGRPRMTDLRPASGVAPEELLRLTAAVERLSEHPLGAAVVEAALERRLPVPEAHDGTSIIGRGIEAVVDGDMVLAGNDALFVDRGFAIPAALIDEANELRDNGKSTMFVGIQHADGVRFLGVIGVADTVRPVAREVIEQLKALGVEKTIILTGDNERAARAIARQTGVDEFHSQLMPQEKLDIIEELKRQYGTVIMVGDGVNDAPALATASIGIAMGAAGTDVALETADVVLMADDLTRLPYAVELSRRTRRIIRQNLTFALGVIVVLVTGTLLGITTLPLGVIGHEGSTIIVVSNGLRLLGGSAPKRRVETVGALQPAGD, from the coding sequence ATGGCGATAGACACGGACACACCCGTGATCGCATCAATAGAGGAACACGACCTCCGGCCGCACCAGCACAAGGTCGAAGAGGAACGGCCGAGCCTGCTGGATCGCTACGGCCTGGCGGTGGCAACGGTTACCACGCTCATCGCGCTCCTGCTCGGCTGGGGACTCGGCAGGGCCGGCGTCATCGGCCATAGTGGCCAGGTCGCCTTCTACGTCGTCGCCTACATCGCAGGCGGAACCTTCGCGACCAGAACCGCGCTCACCAGCCTGTGGAATCGCAATATCGACGTTGACCTGCTGATGATCGTCGCCGCAATCGGCGCGGCAATCATCGACCACTGGGTCGAGGGCGCGATCCTGCTGTTCCTCTTCTCCCTCGGCAACACCCTCGAACACTACGCAATGGGCCGCACCTATAGCGCCATCCGCGCACTGATGGATCTGCGTCCCGACGAGGCTCGGGTGCTGCGCGACGGGACCGAGTCGATCGTTCCGGTCGAGGAGCTACGGCTCGACGACGTCGTCATCATCAAGAATGGCGAGAGGATCGCGACCGACGGCCAGGTCGTCCGAGGCGAATCGGCCGTCGATCAATCAGCGATTACCGGTGAGTCGATGCCGGTCGTCCGTCGCGCTGGCGACGGTGTCTTCGCCGGAACGATCAACGGCCACGGTGTCCTGCACGTCCAGGTCACCAGGCTGGCGAGCGAAAGCACACTGGCGAAGATCATCCAGATTGTCGAGACGGCCCAGGCGGAGAAATCAGCCACCCAGCGCTTCACCGATCGGTTCGAGGGGCTCTACGCTGGCGGCGTCATCCTCGCCGCGGCGCTCTACGCCATCATTCCCGCGCTTGCCACCGACCGGACACTGAACGAAACGTTCTACCAGGCGATGATTCTGCTAGTGGTCGCCTCCCCATGCGCGCTGGTTATCTCGACACCGGCGTCGACCCTCTCGGCGCTGGCCAATGCCGCCCGACAGGGCATTCTGTTCAAGGGGGCTGCCCACCTGGAGGATATCGGCGTCGCGCGGGTCGTGGCCTTCGACAAGACCGGCACACTCACCGTCGGCCGGCCACGAATGACGGACCTGCGCCCGGCCAGCGGGGTAGCGCCAGAGGAGCTGTTGCGCCTGACCGCTGCGGTCGAGCGGCTCTCCGAGCATCCGCTCGGCGCGGCGGTCGTCGAGGCAGCGCTGGAACGGCGACTGCCGGTGCCGGAAGCACACGATGGCACATCGATTATCGGTCGGGGCATCGAGGCGGTCGTCGATGGAGATATGGTCCTGGCGGGCAACGACGCACTCTTCGTCGACCGCGGATTCGCCATCCCGGCGGCGCTGATCGACGAGGCGAACGAGCTGCGCGACAACGGCAAGTCGACGATGTTCGTCGGCATCCAGCACGCCGACGGCGTCAGGTTCCTTGGTGTCATCGGTGTCGCCGATACCGTCCGACCGGTTGCCCGTGAGGTCATCGAGCAGCTCAAGGCGCTCGGCGTCGAGAAGACGATCATTCTGACAGGGGACAACGAGCGCGCCGCGCGAGCCATCGCCCGACAGACCGGCGTGGACGAGTTTCATAGCCAGTTGATGCCGCAGGAGAAGCTCGACATCATCGAGGAGCTCAAGCGCCAGTACGGCACGGTCATCATGGTTGGCGATGGAGTGAACGACGCCCCGGCGCTGGCGACCGCCTCGATCGGTATCGCAATGGGCGCGGCCGGCACCGATGTCGCGCTCGAGACAGCCGATGTTGTCCTGATGGCCGACGACCTGACTCGACTGCCCTATGCCGTCGAGCTCAGCCGGCGGACACGCAGAATCATCCGCCAGAACCTGACCTTCGCGCTGGGTGTCATCGTTGTCCTCGTCACCGGCACGCTGCTTGGCATAACCACTCTGCCGCTCGGCGTCATCGGCCACGAGGGCAGCACGATCATCGTTGTCTCGAACGGCCTGCGGCTGCTCGGCGGAAGCGCCCCCAAGCGCCGCGTCGAGACTGTCGGGGCGCTCCAGCCGGCCGGGGACTGA
- the lon gene encoding endopeptidase La, whose translation MSRYDLYTVRYPLLPLKNVVIFPRNVVTLLVGRSRSIQAVEDALDRDRRIVVTAHHDPDVDDPRPDDLYSVGTLAEIVSVERQQGSNIQVVLEGLHRVDIVQFDNSSRPFYTVRAEPADEEEIPPAEAAALIEITRELTRRYSETKSKLSAEVMEMILTTQDSSHLADLLTTQLISEVRRRQEYLENLNPASRLENIAVHLTTEVEMADLEQRIKNRVREQIDKNQREYYLREQLKAIHDELAGEGGNEIEALREKIREAALPESIADRLNKEILRLERMPAVSAEATVVRNYIDTVMALPWTTQTEDNLDLDHAEAVLNADHYGLEQVKERIVEFLAVRKLTHDQGIPVAMGAQILCLAGPPGVGKTSLGRSVAEAMGRSFVRVSLGGVRDEAEIRGHRRTYIGAFPGRVIGAMKTAGTINPVVLLDEIDKMSSDYRGDPASAMLEVLDPEQNKDFTDHFLDIPYDLSKVLFITTANYLSNVPRPLRDRMEIIELAGYTEQEKVGIGSRHLLPKQLAAHGLEPGQLAITEPVWRRVIRDYTREAGVRALERELAAICRKVARDVVKGRIGGNGQRAIELTETKLEEYLGPKRFGFEQSIGEAQVGVAIGLGTTEVGGELIPVEVASMPGRGNLTITGRAGEVMQESARAALSYARSRAEELHIPENFQEKIDLHIHLPEGATPKDGPSAGITMALALISAITRRPVRNDIAMTGEITLRGRVLPIGGLRDKTLAAHRAGIRTLMAPAENQRDLVKVPETIRDEMTFHWVESMDEVVAIALLADDREIVPVVDSETVAPEPPLELPVDDLPGVQAGP comes from the coding sequence ATGAGCCGCTACGATCTCTACACGGTCCGCTATCCGCTCCTTCCGCTCAAGAACGTCGTGATCTTCCCTCGCAATGTCGTGACGTTGCTGGTCGGCCGTAGCCGCTCGATTCAGGCAGTCGAAGACGCGCTCGACCGCGACAGGCGGATTGTTGTGACCGCCCACCACGATCCCGATGTCGATGACCCACGCCCCGATGATCTGTATTCCGTTGGCACGTTAGCCGAGATCGTCTCGGTCGAGCGCCAGCAGGGCAGTAACATCCAGGTCGTCCTCGAAGGACTCCATCGAGTCGATATCGTCCAGTTCGACAACAGTTCCCGCCCGTTCTACACCGTCCGCGCCGAGCCGGCCGATGAGGAGGAGATCCCCCCGGCCGAGGCTGCCGCCCTGATCGAGATCACCCGCGAGCTGACCAGACGCTACAGCGAGACAAAGAGCAAGCTCAGCGCCGAGGTCATGGAGATGATCCTCACGACGCAGGACAGCAGCCATCTGGCCGACCTGTTGACGACGCAGCTCATCAGCGAGGTCCGCAGGCGCCAGGAGTATCTGGAAAATCTCAACCCGGCCAGCCGGCTGGAGAATATCGCCGTCCACCTGACGACCGAGGTTGAGATGGCCGATCTCGAGCAGCGCATCAAGAATCGGGTCCGCGAGCAGATCGATAAGAACCAGCGTGAGTACTACCTGCGCGAGCAGCTCAAGGCGATCCATGACGAGCTGGCCGGCGAGGGGGGCAACGAGATCGAAGCGCTGCGCGAGAAGATTCGCGAAGCCGCCCTGCCCGAGTCCATTGCCGATCGCCTGAACAAAGAGATCCTCCGGCTCGAGCGGATGCCCGCCGTCTCGGCTGAGGCAACGGTTGTCCGCAACTATATCGACACCGTCATGGCACTTCCGTGGACCACCCAGACCGAGGATAACCTCGACCTCGACCATGCCGAGGCGGTCCTCAACGCCGACCACTACGGGCTGGAGCAGGTCAAGGAGCGCATCGTCGAGTTCCTGGCAGTCCGCAAGCTGACGCACGACCAGGGCATTCCGGTGGCGATGGGCGCTCAGATCCTCTGTCTGGCCGGCCCGCCAGGGGTCGGAAAGACCAGCCTCGGCCGCTCGGTTGCTGAGGCGATGGGCCGTTCATTCGTGCGGGTCAGCCTCGGCGGCGTCCGCGACGAAGCAGAGATCCGCGGCCACCGGCGCACATACATCGGCGCGTTCCCCGGCCGGGTCATCGGCGCGATGAAGACCGCCGGCACAATCAACCCGGTCGTGCTGCTCGACGAGATCGACAAGATGTCGTCCGACTACCGCGGCGATCCTGCCTCGGCCATGCTCGAGGTGCTCGACCCCGAGCAGAACAAAGACTTCACCGATCACTTCCTCGACATACCCTACGACCTGTCGAAGGTGCTGTTCATTACGACCGCCAATTACCTGAGCAACGTCCCCCGGCCGCTGCGCGACCGGATGGAGATCATCGAGCTGGCTGGCTACACCGAGCAGGAGAAGGTCGGGATCGGCTCACGGCACCTGCTGCCGAAGCAGCTCGCCGCCCACGGCCTCGAGCCGGGACAGCTCGCAATCACCGAGCCAGTCTGGCGGCGGGTGATCCGCGACTATACCCGCGAGGCCGGGGTCCGCGCGCTCGAGCGCGAGCTGGCGGCGATCTGCCGCAAGGTCGCTCGCGACGTCGTCAAGGGACGCATCGGGGGAAACGGGCAGCGTGCGATCGAGCTGACCGAGACGAAGCTGGAGGAGTACCTCGGGCCGAAACGTTTCGGATTCGAGCAGAGCATCGGCGAGGCGCAGGTCGGCGTCGCGATCGGGCTGGGCACAACCGAGGTTGGCGGCGAGCTGATCCCGGTCGAGGTTGCCAGCATGCCAGGACGCGGAAATCTGACGATCACCGGCCGGGCCGGCGAGGTGATGCAGGAATCTGCCCGCGCGGCGCTCTCGTATGCGCGCTCGCGCGCCGAGGAGCTCCATATTCCCGAAAACTTCCAGGAGAAGATCGACCTGCACATCCACCTGCCCGAGGGCGCGACGCCGAAGGACGGCCCCTCGGCCGGCATCACAATGGCGCTCGCTCTGATCTCGGCTATCACTCGCCGGCCGGTGCGCAACGACATCGCGATGACTGGCGAAATCACGCTGCGTGGACGGGTGCTGCCGATCGGCGGCCTGCGCGACAAGACGCTCGCAGCTCACCGCGCCGGCATCCGGACGTTGATGGCGCCGGCCGAGAACCAGCGCGACCTGGTCAAAGTGCCGGAGACGATCCGCGACGAGATGACGTTCCACTGGGTCGAGAGCATGGACGAGGTCGTCGCCATTGCCCTGCTGGCCGACGATCGCGAGATCGTGCCGGTCGTCGACTCCGAGACCGTTGCGCCCGAGCCGCCGCTGGAGCTCCCGGTCGACGACCTGCCCGGCGTCCAGGCCGGCCCCTAG
- a CDS encoding M20 family metallopeptidase, translated as MTATIGMDEARERIAAEARALHPRLVAISQDLHAHPELSFEEHHAAALLTGELEEHGFEVERGTAGMETAFIATYGSGEPVVAILAEYDALPKLGHACGHNLIATWGVGAGIALRRALPDISGTIKVIGTPAEEGGGGKVIMAEAGIFNGIDAVMMMHPRDTTYADRGSLAIAHYEVAFHGKASHASSAPENGINALDALLQVYFSINQLRQAFPPQTRIHGIITHGGDAANIIPDYAAGSFLVRANDQTYHEKLKQQFRDICEAAALATGARVEIDEGIGYKQRVCNSALVETFRDNLERLGIACETPTATTGVGSSDIGDVSQLVPTIHPYLQICDKGTSGHTTGFAEAAGSARADELTATGATLLAWTAAEVLLRPELREQLRLTFREQIGRDPAR; from the coding sequence ATGACAGCAACAATCGGGATGGACGAGGCCAGAGAGCGGATCGCCGCCGAGGCACGGGCGCTGCACCCGCGACTGGTCGCGATCTCTCAGGATCTGCATGCACATCCGGAGCTGTCATTCGAGGAGCATCATGCGGCAGCGCTGTTGACCGGCGAGCTGGAGGAGCACGGCTTCGAGGTCGAGCGCGGCACGGCGGGGATGGAGACTGCCTTCATCGCGACGTACGGCAGCGGCGAGCCGGTTGTCGCGATCCTGGCCGAGTACGACGCGCTGCCGAAGTTGGGCCATGCCTGCGGCCACAACCTGATCGCGACCTGGGGTGTCGGCGCGGGGATCGCGCTCCGCCGGGCGCTGCCGGACATCTCCGGCACGATCAAGGTGATCGGCACGCCCGCCGAGGAGGGGGGCGGCGGCAAGGTCATCATGGCCGAGGCCGGGATATTCAACGGCATCGACGCGGTGATGATGATGCACCCACGCGACACGACCTACGCGGATCGCGGCTCGCTGGCCATCGCCCACTACGAGGTCGCCTTCCACGGCAAAGCGTCGCACGCCTCGTCGGCGCCGGAGAACGGGATCAACGCCCTCGACGCGCTGCTGCAGGTCTACTTCTCGATCAACCAGCTGCGGCAGGCGTTCCCTCCGCAGACGCGGATCCACGGCATCATCACCCACGGCGGCGACGCAGCGAACATCATCCCCGATTACGCGGCCGGCAGCTTCCTCGTCCGCGCCAACGACCAGACCTACCACGAGAAGCTCAAGCAGCAGTTTCGTGATATCTGCGAAGCCGCCGCGCTGGCAACCGGCGCGCGCGTCGAGATCGACGAGGGGATCGGCTACAAGCAGCGCGTCTGCAACAGCGCGCTGGTCGAGACCTTCCGCGACAACCTGGAGCGGCTCGGCATCGCGTGTGAAACGCCAACAGCAACGACCGGCGTCGGCTCCAGCGATATTGGCGATGTCAGCCAGCTTGTGCCGACGATCCACCCCTATCTGCAGATCTGTGACAAAGGCACCTCTGGCCACACCACCGGCTTCGCCGAGGCGGCTGGCAGCGCCAGAGCCGACGAGCTCACCGCGACTGGCGCGACGTTGCTGGCCTGGACCGCCGCGGAGGTCCTGCTGCGTCCGGAGCTCCGCGAGCAGCTGCGTCTGACGTTCCGCGAGCAGATCGGACGAGACCCCGCGCGCTGA
- a CDS encoding DUF488 domain-containing protein, which yields MIRLKRAYEPASDDDGARYLIDRLWPRGIKKEDLRIDGWLKEIAPSTELRKWFGHDPAKWVEFQQRYRRELEDNAAAWQPLLDAARQGTLTLVYSAKDTEHNDAVVLHALLEERLGQH from the coding sequence ATGATCCGATTGAAACGCGCGTACGAGCCAGCGTCGGACGACGACGGCGCGCGCTACCTGATAGACCGGCTCTGGCCGCGCGGGATAAAGAAGGAAGATCTGCGCATCGACGGCTGGCTGAAGGAGATTGCGCCGAGCACCGAGCTCCGCAAGTGGTTCGGTCACGATCCGGCGAAGTGGGTCGAGTTCCAGCAGCGCTATCGGCGCGAGCTGGAGGATAACGCCGCAGCATGGCAACCACTGCTCGATGCGGCACGGCAGGGAACCTTGACCCTGGTCTACAGCGCGAAGGACACCGAACATAACGACGCGGTCGTGCTTCACGCATTGCTCGAAGAGCGGCTGGGCCAACACTAA